In Pseudomonas sp. R76, one genomic interval encodes:
- a CDS encoding glutathione S-transferase, which produces MSTPSMTLFHNPASPFVRKVRVLLAETGQQDRVALHGCMPTPVNPDAHLVQENPVGKIPALRLADGSVLHDSRVILDYLDHQHVGNPLIPRDGSARWRRLTLASMADGIMDAAVLVRYETAMRPADKHWAPWLDEQRNKIRRAVAELEANAIAELASHFDIAAISVACALGYLDFRHPDLQWRTANPQLADWYAKVSQRPSMLETQPPV; this is translated from the coding sequence ATGTCCACGCCCAGCATGACCTTGTTCCACAACCCCGCCTCACCCTTTGTGCGCAAAGTCCGCGTGCTGCTGGCCGAGACCGGCCAGCAGGACCGCGTGGCCTTGCACGGCTGCATGCCGACGCCGGTCAACCCGGACGCGCATCTGGTGCAGGAGAACCCCGTGGGCAAGATCCCGGCCCTGCGCCTGGCCGACGGCTCGGTGCTGCACGACAGCCGGGTGATCCTCGATTACCTCGACCACCAGCATGTCGGCAACCCGCTGATCCCCCGTGACGGCTCGGCCCGCTGGCGCCGCCTGACCTTGGCTTCGATGGCCGACGGCATCATGGATGCCGCCGTGCTGGTGCGTTACGAGACCGCCATGCGCCCGGCAGACAAGCACTGGGCCCCATGGCTGGATGAGCAGCGCAACAAGATCCGCCGCGCTGTCGCCGAACTTGAGGCCAATGCGATTGCCGAACTGGCCAGCCACTTCGATATCGCCGCCATCAGCGTGGCCTGCGCCTTGGGTTACCTCGACTTCCGCCACCCTGATCTGCAATGGCGCACCGCGAATCCCCAGCTTGCCGATTGGTACGCCAAGGTCAGCCAGCGGCCTTCGATGCTAGAGACACAGCCACCCGTCTGA
- a CDS encoding PepSY-associated TM helix domain-containing protein gives MKSKTIRRWSFIHTWTSLICTVFLLLLALTGLPLVFHHEIDHLLGNEPELAQMPADTPQLNLEQLVAKAQAHRPGEAMQYLAWDEDDKNGVIAIMAATAGTEPNSSHTFMLDARTGEAVETPAANGGLTLFLLRLHVDMFAGLPGKLLLAFMGILFVVAIVSGTVLYLPFMRRLKFATVRQDKSTRLRWLDLHNLIGVVTLTWALVVGVTGVISACADLIIAAWRQDSLSAMIEPYKNAPPLTQRAPATELLSIAAKAAPGMQPDFIAFPGTRFSSEHHYAVFMKGSTHLTSHLLTPVLIDASTLAVTAIAERPWYMDAMGMSQPLHFGDYGGMPMKILWAVLDVLTIIVLGSGVYLWIVRRKAAKA, from the coding sequence ATGAAAAGCAAAACCATCCGCCGCTGGTCCTTCATCCACACCTGGACCAGCCTGATCTGCACCGTCTTCCTCCTGCTGCTGGCCCTCACCGGCCTGCCGCTGGTGTTTCACCATGAGATCGATCACCTGCTGGGCAACGAACCCGAGCTGGCGCAGATGCCCGCCGACACCCCGCAGCTGAACCTCGAGCAACTGGTGGCGAAAGCCCAGGCGCACCGCCCCGGTGAGGCGATGCAATACCTGGCGTGGGACGAGGACGACAAGAACGGCGTGATCGCGATCATGGCCGCCACTGCCGGCACCGAGCCCAATTCGTCGCACACCTTCATGCTCGATGCGCGCACCGGTGAAGCCGTGGAAACGCCGGCCGCCAACGGCGGGCTGACGCTGTTCCTGCTGCGCCTGCACGTGGACATGTTTGCCGGCCTGCCGGGCAAGTTGCTGCTGGCATTCATGGGCATTCTGTTTGTAGTCGCGATTGTCTCGGGCACGGTGTTGTACTTGCCGTTCATGCGCCGTTTGAAGTTCGCCACCGTGCGCCAGGACAAGTCCACGCGCCTGCGCTGGCTCGACCTGCATAACCTGATCGGCGTGGTCACGCTGACCTGGGCGTTGGTGGTAGGCGTGACCGGTGTGATCAGTGCCTGCGCCGACCTGATCATCGCCGCCTGGCGCCAGGACAGCCTCAGCGCGATGATCGAGCCGTACAAAAACGCGCCACCGCTGACCCAACGCGCACCGGCCACCGAGTTGCTGAGCATCGCCGCCAAAGCCGCGCCCGGCATGCAGCCGGACTTTATCGCCTTCCCCGGCACGCGCTTTTCCAGTGAGCACCATTACGCGGTGTTCATGAAGGGCAGCACGCACCTGACCTCGCACTTGCTGACGCCGGTGCTGATCGACGCCAGCACCCTCGCCGTCACGGCCATCGCCGAGCGGCCCTGGTACATGGACGCCATGGGCATGTCCCAGCCGCTGCACTTTGGTGACTACGGCGGCATGCCGATGAAGATCCTGTGGGCGGTGCTGGATGTGCTGACCATCATCGTGCTCGGCAGCGGCGTTTACCTGTGGATCGTGCGGCGCAAGGCGGCCAAGGCATGA